The Campylobacter sp. CN_NE2 genome contains a region encoding:
- a CDS encoding TRAP transporter permease: protein MAETKDEKFVEVKNREFTSTKLAYLVTAICFSWSVFQLYLAFSPTNTTIARSIHVAFAVAIIFLYFPFSSKKLSTYVPIYDWILFIVGVLAVLYPALAFYSLSQRPGDYTQFDIIVAFTALIVLFEAGRRMVGPALPIIAGIFLLYCYFGQYMPDLISHQGASIERLAGHMFLTTEGVFGVPVGVSTSFIYLFVLFGALLEKAGAGQYFINVAFALLGKFKGGPAKASVIASGLTGMISGSSTANVATVGTFTIPLMRRSGLTAVKSGAITVAAGVNGQLMPPIMGAAAFIIAEFLGMSYTNVMIAAVIPAFVCYASLVYIVHLESCKLGLTGNDDKLKFIEKLKIILSGIHYLIPVLVLLYTLLIAKESAISAAFNSICVLFVMIVIQEPIRKFIMKEKIEKSDFTRGFSDIFWAMVDAAKNMVTVAIATALAGVIIGSISLTGLGQVLSEIVEAIAGNSIILILLLTAVMSLILGMGLPTTANYIVVSSLIAPVILLLAAKNGFLVPAIAVHMFVFYFGILADDTPPVGIAAYAAAGIAKANPVTVGVQGFIYDLRTALLPFAFFFNNKLLLIESVGDAMDAKSIVWINDPLQICVIFTTALLGMFAFSSALQGWFVTKCNAVERILLLAVTPFMVVPNICAKYFSFVANETMSFGVGLAILALVFAKQWVLRKKTTTQTA from the coding sequence ATGGCTGAAACTAAGGACGAAAAATTTGTGGAAGTAAAAAATCGTGAATTTACTTCCACGAAACTTGCATATTTAGTTACGGCAATATGCTTTTCTTGGTCGGTATTCCAGCTGTATTTAGCATTTTCGCCGACAAATACGACGATTGCTCGTTCTATACATGTGGCATTTGCTGTTGCGATTATATTTTTGTATTTTCCGTTTAGTTCCAAAAAACTTTCGACTTATGTTCCGATTTACGATTGGATTTTATTTATAGTTGGCGTTTTGGCAGTGCTTTACCCTGCGCTTGCGTTTTATTCGCTTTCGCAAAGACCAGGAGATTATACGCAATTTGACATTATCGTAGCTTTTACTGCTCTAATCGTGCTTTTTGAAGCAGGACGGCGCATGGTAGGACCTGCACTTCCGATAATAGCGGGAATTTTCTTGTTATATTGCTATTTTGGGCAGTATATGCCAGATCTTATTTCTCATCAAGGCGCTAGTATAGAACGCCTTGCAGGGCATATGTTTTTGACAACCGAGGGCGTTTTTGGCGTTCCTGTCGGAGTTAGCACGAGTTTTATTTATCTGTTTGTGCTTTTTGGAGCATTGCTAGAAAAAGCAGGTGCCGGGCAGTATTTCATAAATGTAGCCTTTGCTTTGCTTGGTAAATTTAAAGGTGGTCCTGCAAAAGCAAGTGTGATAGCAAGTGGATTAACTGGTATGATAAGTGGAAGTTCAACCGCAAATGTCGCAACTGTCGGCACTTTTACGATTCCGCTTATGAGAAGATCAGGGCTTACGGCTGTAAAATCAGGCGCGATTACCGTCGCAGCAGGTGTAAATGGTCAGCTAATGCCGCCTATCATGGGGGCAGCGGCCTTTATCATCGCCGAATTTTTGGGTATGAGCTATACAAATGTTATGATAGCAGCGGTGATTCCTGCGTTTGTCTGTTATGCAAGTTTGGTTTATATCGTGCATTTGGAAAGTTGCAAACTTGGGCTTACGGGCAATGACGATAAGCTTAAATTTATAGAAAAACTCAAAATTATACTTAGTGGAATTCACTATTTAATCCCTGTTTTAGTGCTTTTATATACGCTTTTAATCGCCAAAGAATCAGCCATTTCAGCGGCTTTTAACTCGATTTGCGTTTTGTTTGTGATGATTGTTATCCAAGAGCCGATTCGCAAATTTATAATGAAAGAAAAAATCGAAAAATCAGATTTCACGCGCGGATTTAGCGATATTTTCTGGGCGATGGTCGATGCAGCCAAAAATATGGTAACGGTTGCCATAGCAACGGCGTTAGCGGGTGTTATTATCGGTTCGATTTCGCTAACGGGACTTGGGCAAGTGCTATCTGAAATCGTCGAAGCAATCGCAGGAAATAGCATAATTTTGATTTTGCTTTTAACGGCTGTAATGAGCCTTATTTTGGGTATGGGCTTACCGACAACGGCGAATTATATCGTGGTTTCTAGCCTAATCGCACCCGTGATTTTGCTACTAGCAGCCAAAAACGGCTTTTTAGTTCCTGCAATCGCCGTGCATATGTTTGTTTTTTATTTTGGAATTTTAGCTGATGACACCCCGCCTGTGGGAATCGCAGCTTACGCAGCAGCAGGAATCGCAAAAGCAAATCCCGTAACTGTGGGCGTTCAAGGCTTTATCTATGACCTTAGAACAGCACTTTTGCCGTTTGCGTTTTTCTTTAATAACAAACTTTTACTTATAGAAAGCGTTGGCGATGCGATGGACGCAAAAAGCATAGTTTGGATAAACGATCCGCTTCAAATTTGCGTGATTTTTACGACTGCACTTTTGGGTATGTTTGCCTTTTCATCGGCTTTGCAAGGTTGGTTTGTAACCAAATGCAACGCGGTTGAGCGCATTTTATTACTAGCTGTTACGCCGTTTATGGTCGTGCCAAATATCTGTGCTAAATACTTCTCTTTTGTCGCAAACGAAACTATGAGTTTTGGCGTAGGCTTGGCTATATTAGCCCTTGTTTTTGCCAAACAGTGGGTTTTACGCAAAAAAACTACAACGCAAACTGCGTAA
- a CDS encoding MATE family efflux transporter, with product MKEVSLFRLSGAIYIDMSLRLLTALINTYMISLVNVKLVGALGAGNQIFLLFITIFGFLAVGCSVVVAQAIGAKNKILALKAIHTSIVFNAFLGLVCGAFVFAFAPNLLRLLQVPSELLADSAIYLKIISIVFAIDALAILMSAVVRVYGYANYIIIIAVIMNLITLTGNYIALFQPFGLPFYGLAGIGISTITARIIGVTLFFIIAVKVIKIKFYLAMFLNLSTTILRKILSVGLPSAGENLLWITQYMVAFAFVASMGEASLTVQTIYFQISSFIFFAGSAISMANEVIVGRMVGANAMQEAYNHTFKALKFGLIATAFFIAIVFFGREIIMEIVNLSDEHKSVMRPLFYLTIALEIGRTLNIVFVNALRASGDARFPFYMGLIFMWGVSIPVGYLLGIHYGVGILGVWIGFFCDEWLRGLANTLRWKSKKWQNKRLV from the coding sequence ATGAAAGAAGTTTCGCTTTTCCGCCTAAGCGGTGCCATTTATATCGATATGTCATTAAGGCTACTAACTGCATTAATAAACACATATATGATAAGTTTGGTAAATGTAAAACTAGTAGGCGCTCTTGGTGCGGGAAATCAAATTTTCTTACTTTTTATCACCATTTTTGGCTTTTTAGCCGTCGGTTGCTCAGTCGTAGTCGCACAGGCAATCGGCGCAAAAAATAAAATCCTAGCCCTAAAAGCAATCCACACAAGCATAGTTTTTAACGCATTTTTGGGGCTTGTGTGTGGTGCTTTTGTCTTTGCTTTTGCACCGAATTTACTAAGACTTTTGCAGGTGCCTAGCGAGCTTTTAGCAGATAGTGCGATTTATCTTAAAATCATTAGCATTGTTTTTGCAATCGATGCTTTGGCGATTTTAATGTCAGCTGTGGTGCGGGTCTATGGATACGCAAACTATATTATCATTATCGCTGTGATTATGAATTTAATCACACTTACGGGAAACTATATCGCCCTATTTCAGCCTTTTGGACTGCCGTTTTATGGTCTAGCTGGTATTGGCATTAGCACCATAACAGCTCGTATCATCGGCGTAACGCTATTTTTCATAATCGCCGTAAAAGTGATAAAAATCAAATTTTATCTAGCTATGTTTTTAAATTTAAGCACCACGATTTTACGCAAAATTCTCTCCGTCGGACTTCCAAGTGCCGGAGAAAATTTGCTTTGGATAACGCAGTATATGGTTGCTTTTGCCTTTGTAGCGAGTATGGGCGAAGCAAGTCTTACCGTGCAAACCATTTATTTTCAAATTTCAAGCTTTATATTTTTTGCAGGAAGTGCGATAAGCATGGCAAATGAAGTCATCGTCGGTCGCATGGTTGGGGCAAATGCTATGCAAGAAGCCTATAATCACACTTTTAAAGCTCTTAAATTTGGTCTAATAGCCACTGCGTTTTTCATAGCGATCGTATTTTTTGGGCGTGAAATTATAATGGAAATCGTAAATTTAAGCGATGAACACAAAAGCGTAATGCGTCCGCTTTTTTACCTTACAATCGCCCTTGAAATCGGGCGAACGCTAAATATCGTTTTTGTAAATGCACTTCGTGCTAGCGGGGACGCTAGATTTCCGTTTTACATGGGATTAATTTTTATGTGGGGCGTGTCAATCCCGGTTGGATATTTGCTTGGAATTCACTACGGAGTTGGAATTTTAGGCGTTTGGATAGGATTTTTTTGCGATGAGTGGCTAAGGGGATTAGCAAACACACTTCGCTGGAAGAGTAAAAAATGGCAAAACAAACGGCTAGTTTAG
- a CDS encoding agmatine deiminase family protein — protein sequence MRAFGEWERQDGLFVALPHKDTDWAEYLDEIWASYREFIKAVARFQPVFVITPNDDDFRRICGDIANVRHFKIPTNDTWIRDYGAINRENNGKIENLNFKFNAWGGKFESEKDNAVNEKLFKILSENLINLDLILEGGSIDFNGHGVMLTTKACLLNENRNSHLNQNELDKKLKEIFGLEKIIWLDHGFIKGDDTDSHVDTLARFVDEETIAFSICEDENDEHFAELNLLKNELEKTGFNLIELPLPSPIFYENRRLGATYANFIFINDALIVPTYNDKNDKIVLDRLKKACPNREIIGIDARVFIRQNGSLHCSSQNKFAL from the coding sequence ATGAGAGCATTTGGCGAATGGGAAAGACAAGATGGCCTTTTTGTGGCGTTGCCACATAAAGATACCGACTGGGCGGAGTATTTGGACGAAATTTGGGCTAGTTATAGAGAATTTATAAAGGCAGTTGCGAGATTTCAGCCTGTTTTTGTGATTACGCCAAATGACGATGATTTTAGGCGAATTTGTGGCGACATAGCAAATGTAAGGCATTTTAAAATTCCGACAAACGACACTTGGATTAGAGATTATGGTGCGATAAATAGGGAAAATAACGGCAAAATTGAGAATTTAAATTTTAAATTCAACGCTTGGGGCGGAAAATTTGAGAGCGAAAAAGATAACGCCGTAAATGAAAAACTTTTTAAGATTCTAAGCGAAAATTTGATAAATTTGGATTTGATTTTAGAGGGCGGAAGTATCGATTTTAACGGGCATGGCGTAATGCTAACGACAAAAGCGTGCCTGCTAAATGAAAATCGAAATTCACACCTAAACCAAAACGAACTTGATAAAAAGCTAAAAGAAATTTTCGGGCTTGAAAAAATCATTTGGCTAGATCACGGCTTTATCAAAGGCGATGACACCGATAGTCATGTCGATACCCTAGCGAGATTTGTTGATGAAGAAACGATCGCATTTAGCATTTGCGAAGATGAAAACGACGAGCATTTTGCAGAGCTAAATTTGCTAAAAAACGAGCTAGAAAAAACAGGATTTAATCTCATCGAGCTTCCGCTTCCAAGTCCGATTTTTTATGAAAATCGTCGGTTAGGGGCTACTTATGCGAATTTTATCTTTATAAATGACGCTTTAATCGTGCCGACATACAATGACAAAAACGATAAAATCGTGCTAGATCGCCTTAAAAAAGCGTGTCCAAATCGCGAAATAATCGGCATTGATGCACGAGTTTTTATCCGTCAAAACGGAAGTTTGCACTGTTCTAGTCAAAATAAATTTGCACTTTAA
- a CDS encoding M48 family metallopeptidase gives MAKQTASLEFANFSVLIEFKAVKYARIKISKNGEIKSSVPKSFTLQDCKDFIDKHTAWVEKTLLKVEQKKIENDEIKLFGKVYKFELNDKFKNVEITQDRIFAKDKNEIYKFAHLELKKICNEFIAQFLPFVNRPVNRVVFRKMETRWGSCNHKKGYINFSLNLVKKDFKFIEYVVLHELTHLIYPHHRSEFYEFIAKIMPDFKERIKTAKI, from the coding sequence ATGGCAAAACAAACGGCTAGTTTAGAATTTGCAAATTTTAGCGTTTTAATCGAATTTAAGGCTGTAAAATACGCTAGGATTAAAATTTCTAAAAACGGCGAGATAAAATCGAGTGTGCCAAAAAGTTTTACTTTGCAAGATTGTAAGGATTTTATAGATAAACACACGGCGTGGGTGGAAAAAACGCTTTTAAAAGTGGAACAAAAAAAGATAGAAAATGACGAGATAAAGCTATTTGGCAAGGTTTATAAATTTGAGCTAAATGATAAATTTAAAAATGTTGAAATCACGCAAGATAGGATATTTGCAAAAGATAAAAACGAAATTTATAAATTTGCACATTTAGAGCTTAAAAAAATCTGCAATGAATTTATCGCTCAATTTTTACCCTTTGTAAATCGCCCTGTAAATCGCGTTGTATTTCGCAAAATGGAGACTCGCTGGGGCAGCTGCAACCACAAAAAAGGTTATATAAATTTCTCTTTAAATTTGGTAAAAAAAGATTTTAAATTTATCGAATATGTCGTTCTGCACGAGCTAACACATTTAATCTACCCGCACCATAGAAGCGAATTTTACGAATTTATCGCTAAAATCATGCCTGATTTTAAAGAACGCATAAAAACTGCAAAAATTTAA
- the feoB gene encoding ferrous iron transport protein B: protein MKNDNITLDKLKVGENAKITEIKGNGKLRQRFLDMGLIPQTTISVIKFAPMGDPIELNLRGYTLSLRLNEAEQIVVQKLSDKDLADNEIKFSDETTLKQEIAHPGLGEEGIYHIDEGGEKINACELLSFALIGNQNSGKSTLFNQLTGIKQHIGNFPGVTVEGKSGKIKNYPNTIVTDLPGIYSMTPYSDDEKIAVNFLLNHKPHCIINIIDASNIERNLYLSMQLLELNIPMIVALNMIDEVAGNGGSIDINTMEHLLGVPVIAISAVKNQGVDELIRHAVHIAHYQEKPQIGDLCDKDDNGGAVHRALHAVIHLIHDHAVKAEIPARFAADKLLERDQTIAQRLNLDKNEHETIEHIILQTEKERGLDINSAIADMRFSFIHKVCAKTVNKPSKSKERLRSQKIDSVLTNKYLAIPIFFAVMGLIFYATFNLVGAGLQDILANLIDKFTEFCDENLSALGTNEVLHGLIIDGIFAGVGSVLSFLPIIVTLFFFLAILEDTGYIARVAFFMDKLLRGIGLSGRSIVPMLIGFGCSVPAIMATRTLPSDRDRKMTILLTPMMSCSAKLPIYAFFVAAFFPKNGGAVMLGLYLLGILTAILIAFLYRKTLFKGEPVPFVMELPNYRFPSLRNIIQLLWEKAKDFIQRAFTVIFIATIIVWFLQSFDLRLDLVEDSSKSILAGIAGFLEAPLSPLGLGDWRIGASLISGFMAKESVVSTIEVLMGGNLNSLLTPLSAICLLVFSLLYTPCVAAIASIRRELGTKWAIFVALWQCVIAWIVAFIIKIIATIFGF, encoded by the coding sequence TTGAAAAACGATAATATTACACTTGATAAATTAAAAGTCGGCGAAAACGCCAAGATAACCGAAATAAAAGGCAACGGAAAGCTTAGGCAGAGATTTTTAGATATGGGGCTTATCCCGCAAACCACTATAAGCGTGATTAAATTTGCGCCTATGGGCGATCCGATTGAGCTAAATTTGCGTGGTTACACGCTTAGTTTGAGACTTAACGAAGCAGAACAAATCGTAGTGCAAAAACTTAGCGATAAAGATTTAGCTGATAATGAAATAAAATTTAGCGATGAAACTACGCTAAAACAAGAAATAGCCCACCCAGGGCTTGGCGAAGAAGGAATTTATCACATCGATGAAGGTGGCGAAAAGATCAACGCCTGTGAGCTTTTATCTTTTGCCTTAATCGGTAACCAAAATAGCGGAAAATCAACGCTTTTTAATCAATTGACAGGGATAAAACAACATATCGGAAATTTTCCCGGCGTAACAGTCGAAGGCAAAAGCGGTAAGATAAAAAATTATCCAAACACGATTGTAACGGATTTACCGGGCATTTACTCGATGACGCCGTATTCAGACGATGAAAAAATCGCAGTAAATTTCTTGCTAAATCATAAACCGCACTGTATTATAAATATCATCGATGCAAGTAATATCGAGCGAAATTTATACCTTAGTATGCAACTTTTAGAACTAAATATTCCGATGATTGTAGCGCTAAATATGATAGATGAAGTAGCCGGTAATGGCGGAAGCATAGATATAAATACTATGGAACACCTGCTTGGAGTGCCTGTAATCGCTATTTCTGCTGTTAAAAATCAAGGCGTAGATGAGCTAATTCGCCATGCTGTGCATATCGCTCATTATCAAGAAAAACCGCAAATCGGAGATCTTTGCGACAAAGACGACAACGGCGGAGCCGTGCATAGAGCCTTGCACGCAGTTATTCATCTAATCCACGATCACGCCGTAAAAGCTGAAATTCCGGCAAGATTTGCCGCCGATAAACTTTTAGAAAGAGACCAAACAATCGCCCAAAGGCTAAATTTAGACAAAAACGAACATGAAACAATCGAACATATCATTTTGCAAACCGAAAAAGAACGCGGACTAGATATAAATTCGGCCATTGCCGATATGCGATTTTCATTTATTCACAAGGTCTGTGCTAAAACAGTAAATAAACCTAGCAAAAGCAAAGAGCGACTTCGTTCGCAAAAAATCGATAGCGTGCTTACAAATAAATATTTGGCTATTCCGATATTTTTTGCCGTTATGGGGCTTATTTTTTATGCTACTTTTAACCTTGTCGGAGCAGGTTTGCAAGATATTTTGGCGAATTTAATAGATAAATTTACAGAATTTTGCGATGAAAATTTAAGCGCATTAGGCACAAACGAAGTTTTGCACGGGCTTATTATTGACGGAATTTTTGCAGGCGTAGGAAGCGTTTTAAGCTTTTTGCCGATTATCGTAACCCTATTTTTCTTTTTAGCGATTTTAGAAGATACAGGTTATATCGCTAGGGTTGCTTTTTTTATGGATAAACTTTTGCGTGGCATTGGCTTATCGGGTCGCAGTATCGTGCCTATGCTCATCGGTTTTGGCTGTTCTGTTCCTGCTATTATGGCGACACGCACACTTCCAAGCGATAGAGATAGAAAGATGACGATCTTGCTAACGCCGATGATGAGCTGTTCGGCAAAACTGCCGATCTATGCCTTTTTTGTGGCAGCGTTTTTCCCTAAAAACGGCGGAGCGGTTATGCTTGGATTATATTTGCTTGGAATTTTAACGGCGATTTTAATTGCATTTTTATATCGCAAAACGCTGTTTAAGGGCGAACCTGTGCCGTTTGTAATGGAGCTTCCAAATTATCGTTTTCCTAGCCTTCGCAATATAATCCAACTTCTTTGGGAAAAGGCAAAAGACTTTATCCAACGAGCCTTTACGGTTATTTTTATCGCTACGATTATAGTTTGGTTTTTACAAAGTTTCGATTTGCGTTTAGACTTAGTGGAAGATTCATCAAAAAGTATCTTAGCAGGAATCGCAGGATTTTTAGAAGCTCCGCTTTCTCCGCTTGGACTTGGCGATTGGCGAATCGGGGCGTCGCTTATTAGCGGATTTATGGCAAAAGAAAGTGTTGTTTCTACAATCGAAGTTTTGATGGGTGGAAATTTAAATTCGCTTTTAACACCGCTATCTGCGATTTGTTTGCTTGTTTTTAGTTTGCTCTACACCCCTTGCGTGGCTGCGATTGCTTCTATTAGAAGAGAGCTTGGCACAAAATGGGCGATTTTTGTTGCACTTTGGCAATGTGTGATTGCTTGGATTGTGGCGTTTATTATTAAAATTATCGCTACGATTTTTGGATTTTAA
- a CDS encoding carbon-nitrogen hydrolase produces the protein MQVGLVAHKFMGNKEKTIQKTLDLIEKVAKNGAQLVILQELHQNYYFCQNESVECFDLANSWEDDKVFWGKVAKKFGIVLVTSLFEKRTAGLYHNTAVVFEKDGKIAGIYRKMHIPDDPQFYEKFYFTPGDLGFEPIDTSVGRLGVLVCWDQWYPEAARLMVLKGAEILIYPTAIGWFDGDEKDEKSRQLEAWVAVQRGHSVANGIPVIAVNRIGFEPQNISEFEKCKKTKNPKENGIRFWGNSFVFGSQGEQIFRANDTDELSQVVTIDMQRCENVRRWWPFLRDRRIEAYGNLTKRFID, from the coding sequence TTGCAAGTCGGGCTTGTAGCACATAAATTTATGGGAAATAAAGAAAAAACTATCCAAAAAACGCTAGATTTAATAGAAAAGGTTGCAAAAAATGGCGCCCAGCTTGTGATTTTGCAAGAACTTCATCAAAATTACTATTTTTGTCAAAACGAAAGCGTTGAGTGTTTTGATTTGGCAAATTCGTGGGAAGATGATAAGGTTTTTTGGGGAAAAGTGGCGAAAAAATTCGGCATTGTTTTGGTAACTTCGCTTTTTGAAAAACGCACCGCAGGGCTTTATCATAATACTGCCGTGGTTTTTGAAAAAGACGGCAAAATCGCAGGAATCTACCGAAAAATGCACATACCTGATGATCCGCAATTTTACGAAAAGTTTTATTTCACGCCGGGTGATCTTGGTTTTGAGCCTATCGATACGAGCGTGGGGCGACTTGGCGTTTTGGTGTGTTGGGATCAGTGGTATCCGGAAGCTGCGCGTTTGATGGTATTAAAGGGTGCTGAAATTCTCATTTATCCTACTGCTATCGGCTGGTTTGACGGAGACGAAAAAGATGAAAAATCACGCCAACTTGAAGCGTGGGTTGCCGTGCAAAGAGGTCATAGCGTGGCAAACGGAATTCCCGTAATCGCCGTTAATCGCATAGGTTTTGAGCCACAAAATATAAGCGAATTTGAAAAATGCAAAAAAACTAAAAATCCAAAAGAAAACGGAATTCGCTTTTGGGGAAATAGCTTTGTTTTCGGAAGTCAAGGGGAGCAAATTTTTCGTGCAAACGACACGGACGAGCTATCGCAAGTCGTTACAATCGATATGCAAAGGTGCGAAAATGTCCGTCGGTGGTGGCCGTTTTTACGCGATCGTCGTATCGAAGCGTATGGAAATTTGACAAAAAGATTTATCGATTAA
- a CDS encoding TAXI family TRAP transporter solute-binding subunit, with product MKKISAVAASLVLAGSFLGAKEFVTIGTGSMTGTYYPVGGAICRLVNMNKDMKCSVQSTGGSVYNVNNVLKKELNFGFVQSDVVYDKFNGKGKFENDGNQDLRSVVSIYPELLAFVVSKESGIKSYNDLEGKKINVGNPGSGNEVTALIVYDQYKFDVNKLGHRGVLTVNECPMALKDKKIDGYYFMVGHPTANVTDAATSLPIDLVGIEDEQMNALLEKYPYFAKGVIPANMYEGVDHDTQTVGVKAVLVASKNQSDESVKAVVKAILDNFDEYKKLHPALGLVTKESLVEGLSAPLHPAAEAVFKEAGILK from the coding sequence ATGAAAAAAATTTCAGCAGTTGCTGCTAGTTTGGTATTAGCAGGTTCATTTTTGGGCGCAAAAGAATTCGTTACTATTGGCACTGGTTCTATGACGGGAACTTACTATCCGGTTGGCGGTGCGATTTGTCGTTTGGTAAATATGAATAAAGATATGAAATGTTCGGTGCAATCAACAGGCGGTTCTGTTTATAATGTAAATAATGTTTTGAAAAAAGAGCTAAATTTCGGCTTTGTTCAAAGCGATGTTGTTTATGACAAATTTAACGGAAAAGGCAAATTTGAAAACGACGGCAACCAAGACTTACGCTCTGTTGTTTCGATTTACCCTGAGCTTCTAGCTTTTGTCGTTTCAAAAGAGAGTGGCATTAAATCATACAATGACTTAGAAGGCAAAAAAATCAATGTCGGAAACCCGGGCAGTGGCAACGAAGTAACAGCTCTAATCGTTTATGATCAATACAAATTTGATGTAAATAAACTAGGTCATCGTGGCGTTTTAACCGTAAATGAATGCCCAATGGCACTAAAAGATAAAAAAATAGACGGATATTACTTTATGGTTGGACACCCAACAGCAAATGTAACAGATGCCGCAACTTCACTTCCGATTGATTTAGTAGGTATCGAAGATGAGCAAATGAACGCACTTTTGGAAAAATATCCATATTTTGCAAAAGGTGTGATTCCTGCAAATATGTATGAAGGTGTTGATCACGATACGCAAACTGTCGGCGTAAAAGCTGTTTTGGTTGCTAGCAAAAATCAAAGCGACGAAAGCGTTAAAGCCGTAGTTAAAGCGATTTTGGATAACTTTGATGAGTATAAAAAACTTCACCCAGCACTTGGCTTGGTTACAAAAGAATCGCTTGTTGAAGGACTTTCAGCTCCACTTCACCCGGCAGCAGAAGCTGTCTTTAAAGAAGCAGGAATTCTTAAATAA